A genomic stretch from Chitinophagaceae bacterium includes:
- a CDS encoding TolC family protein, with amino-acid sequence MRKIVPALVLTAALFLSVLHLSAQDKWDLRRCVDYAVANNLNIKQADIQAKIASLTLEQSKLQRWPNANFQNSNGFQFGRSIDPATNGFTNQQITFSQYRFSSSVSLFNFNSQKNLILGNQLDVKAQIAAVEKWRNDISLSVALAYLQALLSREQLNISAVQLSQTKEQLVYTKKLVDAGSLPELNAAELEAQLARDSSTYIVASTTYQSNILSLKIWMNYDPALSFELDTPPVDMIPVETFAELQPDFVYKLALENMPLQKVNLLRLQALEKYQKSARGNMYPTIGAFGNLNSAYSSALKNLPKGANVPITIPIGYTGAGTPSSPNVFTQTFVPGAYSKANFARQLDFNFRQSIGISLNVPIFNGGQARTAWQRSKLNYQNQQIQVDKDNQTLKQDIYSAYINATAAFQRYQASVKTVATAEYSYDLTKKRYEAGLLRTIDLITNQNNLFRARLEKVSNQFDYVFRMKLLEFYKGQGLKL; translated from the coding sequence ATGAGAAAAATTGTTCCGGCATTGGTTTTAACAGCAGCCCTGTTTTTATCTGTGCTTCACCTATCAGCCCAGGATAAATGGGATCTCCGCCGTTGTGTGGATTATGCTGTTGCAAACAACCTCAACATTAAGCAGGCCGATATACAGGCAAAGATTGCCTCCCTTACTCTGGAGCAAAGCAAATTGCAGCGCTGGCCCAATGCTAATTTTCAAAACAGCAACGGTTTTCAGTTTGGCCGATCAATTGATCCTGCAACTAATGGGTTTACGAACCAGCAGATCACTTTCTCACAGTATCGATTTTCTTCCAGTGTGAGTTTATTCAACTTCAATTCGCAAAAGAATCTTATTCTCGGGAATCAACTCGATGTAAAGGCCCAGATTGCAGCAGTTGAAAAATGGAGAAATGATATTTCGCTGAGCGTTGCCCTTGCTTACCTGCAGGCACTCCTGTCAAGAGAGCAGTTAAATATTAGTGCAGTACAACTAAGTCAAACAAAGGAACAGTTAGTATATACAAAAAAACTGGTTGATGCAGGAAGTTTGCCCGAACTGAATGCTGCTGAACTGGAAGCTCAGCTGGCAAGAGACAGCAGTACCTATATTGTCGCTTCCACAACCTATCAATCGAATATACTGAGTTTAAAAATATGGATGAATTATGACCCGGCATTATCCTTTGAACTGGATACGCCCCCGGTTGATATGATTCCGGTTGAAACATTTGCTGAGTTACAGCCCGACTTTGTATATAAGCTTGCACTTGAGAATATGCCCTTGCAAAAAGTGAATCTGCTGCGTTTACAGGCATTGGAAAAATATCAAAAATCGGCAAGAGGTAATATGTATCCAACCATTGGAGCATTTGGAAATCTTAACTCCGCTTATTCAAGTGCCTTAAAGAATTTGCCGAAGGGTGCAAATGTTCCCATTACCATTCCAATTGGATATACAGGAGCAGGCACACCCTCCAGCCCCAATGTTTTTACACAAACTTTTGTTCCCGGAGCCTATTCTAAAGCAAATTTTGCACGGCAGCTTGATTTTAACTTCCGTCAGTCAATCGGCATCAGTTTAAATGTTCCCATCTTTAATGGTGGACAGGCAAGAACAGCATGGCAGCGCAGTAAACTGAATTATCAAAACCAGCAAATACAGGTTGATAAGGATAATCAAACACTCAAGCAGGATATTTACAGCGCATATATTAATGCTACAGCTGCTTTTCAGCGTTACCAGGCATCGGTTAAAACAGTTGCAACTGCAGAATATTCATACGATCTCACAAAGAAAAGATATGAAGCAGGTTTGTTACGCACCATCGACTTAATTACCAATCAGAATAATTTATTCAGGGCAAGACTGGAAAAGGTTTCCAACCAGTTTGATTATGTGTTCCGTATGAAACTGCTTGAGTTTTATAAAGGGCAAGGGTTAAAATTATAA
- a CDS encoding addiction module protein: MPTIEEILKLPKEKQLEIMEAIQDHLEDEPLEKAQLSPAQIDFINKRVQQINAGTQKTYSWSEVKEKMNNRWSSL; this comes from the coding sequence ATGCCGACTATTGAAGAAATATTAAAACTTCCCAAAGAAAAACAGCTTGAAATAATGGAAGCTATACAGGATCATCTCGAAGATGAGCCACTGGAAAAAGCACAACTTTCACCGGCACAAATTGATTTTATTAATAAAAGAGTACAGCAGATAAATGCCGGCACTCAAAAAACCTATTCCTGGAGTGAAGTGAAAGAAAAAATGAACAATCGTTGGAGTTCACTTTAA
- a CDS encoding type II toxin-antitoxin system RelE/ParE family toxin yields MEFTLIIHELAAEDMIEIACWYDLQSPGLGNRFQSHLEECLDGIFKNPTAHTNVTASTRKAFLKNFPYLVFFEIKGNIIHVYGVIHSKRNPSLMKERFRNIRSSI; encoded by the coding sequence TTGGAGTTCACTTTAATTATCCATGAATTAGCGGCAGAAGACATGATTGAAATTGCCTGCTGGTATGATTTACAATCGCCCGGGTTAGGTAATCGCTTCCAAAGCCACCTCGAAGAATGTTTAGATGGTATTTTTAAAAATCCTACTGCTCATACAAACGTTACAGCAAGCACCCGGAAAGCATTTCTTAAAAATTTTCCCTACTTGGTATTCTTTGAAATAAAAGGAAACATCATACATGTTTATGGTGTGATTCATAGTAAAAGAAATCCATCGCTGATGAAGGAAAGATTCAGAAATATCAGGAGTAGTATTTAA
- a CDS encoding VOC family protein has product MLQKLRTVIYHVNDLAKAKEWYTALTGVQPYFDEVFYVGFDINGFELGLDPDMTNVKEGSHSTAYWAVEDIHAAVEKAIGLKAKLVSPITNVGGTIEVAVVEDPFGNSVGLITGA; this is encoded by the coding sequence ATGTTACAGAAACTGCGTACGGTTATTTATCATGTAAATGATTTGGCAAAAGCAAAAGAATGGTATACCGCCCTTACAGGTGTCCAGCCTTATTTTGATGAAGTATTTTATGTTGGGTTTGATATCAATGGTTTTGAACTCGGTCTTGACCCTGACATGACGAATGTGAAAGAAGGGAGCCACAGTACGGCTTACTGGGCCGTGGAAGATATTCATGCAGCAGTAGAAAAAGCAATTGGGTTGAAAGCCAAACTGGTTTCACCAATCACCAATGTTGGCGGCACCATTGAAGTTGCTGTTGTAGAAGACCCTTTTGGAAATTCAGTTGGATTAATTACAGGAGCTTAA
- a CDS encoding APC family permease, whose protein sequence is MKTSTNKLNLFSFTMIVVGLVIGMGIFRTAATSAKDAIVPSVYFSAWIIGGLVALCGALTYAEIGSRYPVTGGYYKVFAQAYHPSIAFAINCLILVSNAASLSGVALIGSGYLLKLFPGEWNDMHKALVSCGAILLFYIINLRGLKISSTAQNILMVIKIAMILVLIAALFFPDKYATVIPEPSALQTAASFSYFDWVKSLGVSLIAVSFTYGGYQQTINFGNEVQNPTKNIPRGIFMGIAIIIGLYLLVNMSYYNLVGFNQMKGEREIAYVVIDKIFGTTGATVFSAFLFLGVLAYVNGLLMSNPRVMYAMGEDGSLPKLFAKQNEKNNVLTFSLTIFAAMCLVILFFAQEFEKILTFTIFLDCFGMVLSSATIFWFRKKTKHLDGTGIYKMKLFPLMPLIFMAAYLFVGISISVADPAAALTGLAVLAVFVLIYFLFHKKKVQ, encoded by the coding sequence ATGAAAACCTCAACTAACAAACTCAACCTGTTCTCCTTTACTATGATCGTTGTAGGTCTGGTGATTGGAATGGGTATTTTCCGAACGGCAGCCACCAGTGCAAAGGATGCCATTGTGCCTTCTGTTTATTTCAGTGCCTGGATCATTGGCGGATTGGTTGCCTTATGCGGTGCATTGACTTATGCTGAGATCGGCAGCCGTTATCCTGTTACAGGTGGTTACTACAAAGTGTTTGCACAGGCATATCACCCCAGCATTGCCTTTGCCATTAACTGTTTAATATTAGTCAGCAATGCAGCCAGCTTAAGCGGTGTTGCATTGATCGGAAGCGGTTATTTATTAAAATTATTTCCCGGCGAATGGAACGACATGCACAAAGCGTTGGTAAGCTGCGGAGCCATTCTTCTTTTTTATATCATTAACCTGCGAGGATTAAAGATCAGCTCAACTGCACAGAATATTTTAATGGTGATCAAAATCGCTATGATTCTTGTGCTGATTGCGGCTTTGTTTTTTCCTGATAAATATGCAACTGTTATTCCGGAACCTTCAGCTCTTCAAACTGCTGCATCATTCAGTTATTTCGACTGGGTAAAAAGTTTGGGTGTAAGTCTTATTGCTGTTTCCTTTACCTACGGAGGTTATCAGCAAACGATCAACTTTGGAAACGAAGTACAGAATCCAACCAAAAATATTCCCCGTGGTATTTTTATGGGCATTGCCATCATCATTGGTTTGTATTTACTGGTGAACATGAGTTATTACAATCTTGTTGGCTTTAACCAGATGAAGGGTGAACGGGAAATTGCTTATGTAGTGATTGATAAAATTTTCGGTACAACCGGCGCTACTGTTTTTTCTGCTTTTCTTTTCCTGGGTGTACTGGCTTATGTAAATGGTTTGCTCATGAGTAATCCCCGTGTAATGTATGCAATGGGTGAGGATGGAAGTTTACCGAAGCTTTTTGCCAAACAAAACGAAAAGAACAATGTGCTTACTTTTTCGCTCACCATCTTTGCGGCCATGTGTTTGGTGATCCTGTTTTTTGCACAGGAGTTTGAAAAAATATTAACCTTCACTATTTTTCTTGATTGCTTTGGAATGGTGCTGAGCAGTGCAACGATCTTCTGGTTTCGTAAAAAAACAAAACATCTTGATGGCACAGGCATTTATAAGATGAAACTGTTTCCATTAATGCCGCTCATCTTTATGGCTGCCTATTTATTTGTTGGCATCAGTATTTCCGTTGCTGATCCGGCCGCAGCATTAACAGGGTTGGCTGTTTTGGCTGTATTTGTGCTGATTTATTTTTTATTCCATAAAAAGAAAGTTCAATAA
- a CDS encoding TonB-dependent receptor plug domain-containing protein: MRNQLLTLSAAIFFAASAVAQNQPDTSSKELGEIIIKAFEQNRKLMDVPAAVSAVQQKQLLRFGNTSILPAMNAAPGVRMEERSPGSYRLNIRGSSLRSPFGVRNVKVYLNEIPFTEPGGSTYLNQLGFYNIQSIEILKGPSSSLYGAGSGGTVLLKTQGMNKQSGVGIDYLFGSFGLQTMNVRAQIGEGNSQQTISFNQLKSNGYRDWTKVKRTVFSWDTKFELNQKQSIRTFFMYADLFYQTPGGLNLVEFTANPKQARPAAGAFPSSAAANASVHQKTFFGGFSHEFAITESFKNITTLYGAFSQFANAAVRNYERRSEPHAGGRTVFAFTPKIGLGELKFIAGAELQRGWYNLRVYKNKNGASDTLQTEDEVNPFIWSTFAQADWNLPKGWIITAGASLNQNTIEIIRLNKFPLSPQKRTYDNEIAPRLSLLKKVAKEFSVYASVAKGFSPPTSVEVLPSTGIITTDLNAEEGWNYEAGARFNWKERLFVDVNGFLFKLNNTIVQRRDLSGADYFANAGSTRQRGVETFVQYKIADDERKFLSQSNVWLSYTHNDFRYHDFKQLTNDYSGKQLPSVPKNILALGFDAMIKPGVYINLTYNYNDKTPLNDANTFYAGDYHLLAVRLGYKKIFVGKLQAEVFAGGDNLFNETYSLGNDINAAANRFYNVAPGRNYYAGISFFHGHKRK, encoded by the coding sequence ATGAGGAACCAACTACTAACTCTTTCCGCCGCAATCTTTTTTGCCGCCAGTGCTGTTGCACAAAACCAACCTGATACAAGTTCTAAAGAATTAGGTGAAATCATTATCAAAGCATTTGAGCAAAACCGTAAGCTGATGGATGTACCTGCAGCTGTAAGTGCTGTTCAGCAAAAACAACTGCTCCGTTTCGGCAATACATCCATCCTGCCTGCAATGAATGCAGCGCCCGGTGTTCGTATGGAAGAACGCAGCCCCGGCAGTTACCGTTTAAATATTCGTGGAAGTTCATTGCGTTCACCCTTTGGTGTGCGGAATGTAAAAGTATATCTCAACGAAATTCCGTTTACAGAACCGGGCGGATCAACTTATCTTAACCAGCTTGGTTTTTATAATATTCAATCCATTGAAATCTTAAAAGGACCTTCTTCCAGTTTATATGGTGCAGGAAGTGGCGGAACTGTTTTATTGAAAACCCAGGGCATGAATAAACAATCAGGTGTTGGCATTGATTACCTGTTTGGGAGCTTTGGTTTACAAACCATGAATGTACGTGCACAAATTGGCGAAGGCAATTCACAGCAAACCATCAGCTTTAATCAATTAAAAAGTAACGGTTACCGTGACTGGACAAAAGTAAAACGAACTGTGTTCAGCTGGGATACAAAATTTGAACTGAATCAAAAACAAAGCATCCGTACTTTTTTTATGTATGCTGATTTGTTTTATCAAACACCCGGCGGATTAAATCTTGTTGAATTTACAGCCAATCCTAAACAGGCAAGACCTGCAGCCGGTGCATTCCCAAGCAGTGCAGCAGCAAATGCATCGGTTCATCAGAAAACATTTTTCGGCGGCTTCAGTCATGAGTTTGCCATTACAGAAAGCTTTAAAAATATTACTACGCTTTATGGTGCTTTCTCCCAATTTGCCAATGCTGCTGTACGTAATTATGAAAGAAGGTCAGAGCCGCATGCAGGAGGAAGAACTGTATTTGCGTTTACCCCAAAGATTGGTTTAGGCGAATTGAAATTCATTGCAGGTGCAGAATTACAGAGAGGATGGTATAACCTCCGTGTATATAAAAATAAAAATGGTGCAAGCGATACATTACAAACAGAAGATGAAGTGAACCCATTCATCTGGAGCACATTTGCACAGGCCGACTGGAACTTACCCAAAGGATGGATTATTACTGCGGGTGCAAGTCTGAATCAGAATACAATAGAAATCATACGGTTGAATAAGTTTCCACTCAGTCCGCAGAAAAGAACATACGACAACGAAATAGCACCGAGACTTTCATTGCTGAAAAAAGTTGCAAAAGAATTTTCAGTGTATGCATCTGTTGCAAAAGGCTTTTCACCACCAACATCTGTTGAAGTGTTGCCATCAACAGGAATTATTACAACTGACCTGAATGCAGAAGAAGGATGGAACTATGAAGCAGGTGCAAGATTCAACTGGAAAGAAAGATTGTTTGTTGATGTGAATGGTTTTTTATTCAAACTCAATAACACAATTGTACAAAGAAGAGATTTGAGTGGTGCTGATTATTTTGCCAATGCCGGTTCAACGAGACAAAGAGGAGTTGAAACATTTGTTCAGTATAAGATTGCAGATGATGAACGTAAATTTCTTTCACAGAGTAATGTATGGCTCAGCTACACACACAACGATTTCAGGTATCATGATTTTAAACAGCTGACAAATGATTACAGCGGCAAACAATTACCCAGCGTACCAAAAAATATCCTGGCCCTTGGTTTTGATGCAATGATTAAACCCGGAGTTTATATCAATCTTACTTACAACTATAACGACAAAACTCCATTAAATGATGCCAATACATTTTATGCAGGTGATTATCATTTACTGGCGGTAAGACTTGGTTACAAAAAAATATTCGTTGGCAAACTGCAGGCTGAGGTATTTGCTGGTGGCGACAACCTGTTCAACGAAACTTACAGTCTTGGTAATGATATCAACGCAGCAGCCAATCGTTTTTATAATGTTGCACCGGGAAGAAATTATTATGCGGGGATATCGTTTTTCCATGGACATAAAAGAAAATAA
- a CDS encoding outer membrane beta-barrel protein, protein MNSRVCILFFIFYFATHGSPLHAQQKSSKYEVGINVGGYVYQGDLSPSAIGSWKTVKPGIAIHGSRKLNSTLALRLNLSFASLKGDESKYNTPAYHQYRNFKFKTPLIELSPQIVWSPWGWDEVGKKISPYAFAGVGVSYTRIRRDWSNFNSTHFSLEEDLPARIAQDAAHRTPVLIPSIPVGAGLRYAVSPRIVINGEISYRNMFTDYLDGFSKAANPRFKDHYYSVSVGVIYRFGKKNSWDCPPVK, encoded by the coding sequence ATGAATAGTCGTGTCTGTATCTTATTCTTCATTTTTTATTTCGCCACTCACGGGTCTCCTTTACATGCACAGCAAAAAAGTTCAAAGTATGAAGTGGGTATTAATGTGGGTGGATATGTGTATCAGGGTGATTTATCGCCCAGTGCCATTGGTTCATGGAAAACAGTAAAGCCCGGTATTGCAATTCACGGATCAAGAAAGCTTAATTCAACACTGGCCCTGCGGCTGAACCTTTCCTTTGCTTCCTTAAAAGGAGATGAATCAAAATATAACACGCCTGCTTATCACCAGTACAGGAATTTTAAATTCAAGACACCTTTAATTGAACTATCGCCGCAAATTGTATGGAGCCCATGGGGTTGGGATGAAGTGGGTAAAAAAATATCTCCCTATGCTTTTGCCGGAGTTGGGGTGAGCTATACACGTATTCGCCGTGACTGGAGTAATTTCAATTCAACACATTTTTCACTGGAAGAAGATTTGCCTGCACGAATTGCACAGGATGCCGCACACCGCACACCTGTTTTAATACCTTCCATACCTGTTGGTGCAGGATTGCGTTATGCAGTATCACCGAGAATTGTAATTAATGGAGAAATATCCTACAGAAATATGTTTACCGATTACCTCGATGGATTCAGCAAAGCTGCTAACCCACGGTTTAAAGATCATTATTACAGTGTGTCGGTTGGTGTTATTTACCGCTTTGGGAAAAAGAACAGTTGGGATTGCCCGCCGGTGAAATAA
- a CDS encoding TonB-dependent receptor, which yields MKKTFLLLTASIIGSQLSAQDSSKSRQLDEVIITANRMEQKQSQTGKVVTVIGKDVLEKSPGKSVAQVLNEQAGITINGALSNAGTVQTVFMRGAASGRVLILIDGIPIGDPSFISNEFDLNFLSINDVTRIEIAKGAQSTLYGSDAVAGVINIITTRKNITKPFHIKSTVTAGNYNSFRGNLQLFGNAGKLSYQTRYSTINTGGFSAAKDSSGNKGFDKDGYHGNIINASVQYQSTKQLSLRSFVQYSKYKSDVDASAFTDDKDFTIRNANLTTGAGFTFKNDAVAVNGNYQYSENNRHFLNDSGDISGFSTYISDDYFSKSQFVELYATVKLNKSFTLLQGADYRYGSFNNQYLSISSYGPFPTKFNDTSVSQSSLYASVIYNGLNEKLNIELGGRLNVHSRYGSNYTYTFNPSYNITKNVRVFGSIASGFKAPGLYQLYSGYGNANLKPEESKNVEFGIQHQTASIKHRLVYFYREIKSGIDFDYVNYTYFNFPKQFVRGLEYEASVQINKSFGITGNYSYVNGTEFSQSRLTFNDTAYSYLLRRPVHQFNLTAAYNCKQFSASVSGKYVSERFDVAGYQVKDTKLKGYFLLNAYAEYQLNNHIKFFADAQNISNTDFYDLRGFNSIPFMTNAGVTVNW from the coding sequence ATGAAAAAAACGTTTTTGTTGTTGACTGCATCAATCATCGGCAGTCAACTATCAGCACAGGACAGTTCCAAATCCAGACAATTAGACGAAGTGATCATCACTGCCAACAGGATGGAACAAAAACAATCGCAAACAGGTAAAGTAGTAACAGTTATCGGTAAAGATGTACTGGAAAAAAGCCCCGGCAAATCAGTAGCACAGGTTTTAAACGAACAGGCAGGCATTACAATTAACGGCGCACTCAGCAATGCTGGCACGGTGCAAACAGTATTTATGCGTGGTGCAGCCAGCGGAAGAGTGTTGATACTGATTGATGGAATTCCTATTGGCGATCCCTCTTTTATCAGCAATGAATTTGATCTCAACTTTCTTTCCATCAATGACGTAACAAGAATTGAAATTGCAAAAGGTGCTCAGTCAACTTTGTACGGAAGTGATGCAGTGGCTGGTGTTATCAATATCATCACTACCCGAAAGAATATTACCAAGCCATTCCACATTAAATCAACTGTTACAGCAGGCAATTACAATTCCTTTCGTGGTAACCTGCAATTATTTGGCAATGCAGGAAAGCTCAGTTATCAAACAAGATATTCAACCATTAACACGGGTGGTTTTTCTGCAGCAAAAGACAGCAGCGGAAACAAAGGTTTTGATAAAGACGGTTATCATGGAAATATCATCAATGCTTCTGTACAATATCAATCAACCAAACAGCTGAGTCTTCGGAGTTTTGTACAATACAGCAAGTACAAATCAGATGTGGATGCTTCAGCTTTTACAGATGATAAAGATTTTACCATCCGCAATGCAAATCTTACAACAGGTGCAGGTTTTACATTTAAAAATGATGCTGTTGCAGTAAATGGAAATTATCAGTACAGTGAAAATAACCGTCATTTCCTCAACGACAGCGGGGATATTTCCGGGTTTTCAACTTATATAAGTGATGATTACTTCAGCAAGAGCCAGTTTGTTGAATTGTATGCAACAGTAAAACTGAATAAATCATTCACATTATTACAGGGAGCTGATTACAGGTATGGTTCTTTTAACAACCAGTATCTTTCTATCAGCAGTTATGGCCCTTTCCCAACCAAGTTCAATGATACTTCAGTGAGTCAATCATCCTTATATGCTTCTGTTATTTATAATGGGTTGAATGAAAAACTGAACATTGAACTTGGCGGACGTTTAAATGTACACAGCCGCTACGGAAGCAATTATACCTACACGTTTAATCCGAGTTATAACATCACCAAAAATGTACGTGTATTTGGAAGTATTGCATCAGGATTTAAAGCTCCGGGATTGTATCAACTCTACTCAGGCTATGGTAATGCAAACCTGAAACCCGAAGAAAGTAAAAACGTTGAATTCGGCATACAGCATCAAACAGCATCCATCAAACACAGGCTTGTTTATTTTTACCGTGAAATAAAATCAGGAATTGATTTTGATTATGTAAACTATACTTACTTCAACTTCCCAAAACAGTTTGTGCGTGGACTTGAATATGAAGCTTCTGTTCAAATCAATAAATCATTCGGCATAACCGGTAACTACAGTTATGTAAATGGAACAGAATTTTCACAAAGCAGACTGACCTTTAATGACACAGCATACAGTTACCTGCTTCGCCGTCCTGTTCACCAGTTCAATCTTACCGCTGCTTATAACTGCAAACAATTTTCTGCATCAGTGAGCGGAAAATATGTAAGTGAACGTTTTGATGTGGCAGGCTACCAGGTAAAAGACACAAAGCTGAAAGGATATTTTTTGCTGAATGCCTATGCTGAATATCAGCTGAATAACCATATTAAGTTTTTTGCTGATGCACAAAACATCAGTAATACAGATTTCTACGATTTGAGAGGATTCAACAGCATTCCTTTCATGACCAACGCAGGAGTTACCGTTAACTGGTAA
- a CDS encoding phospholipase, with translation MKNFLRRTTAVSVILFLFISLFTACKSNSPAPPKVYRFNETITIDGLVRTYTLNLPPNYYESSGFSLVIAMHGGGGDANQFETTSKLTEKANASNFIVVYPEGVKSTGPIAARTWNAGGCCEYARDNNINDVKFISQLIDKLTASYKINAKKVYATGHSNGGMLSYRLACEVPDKIAAIAPSGCTMMVTQPCNPSRPVPVLHMHSVLDTKVPYQGGIGLTGVYYHPLDSVMNVWSLKNNCVNPSQIIINNGDYKLTKWSSCSGNVTIEYYLTQDGGHGWPGGLPGGPISDTPSQVISANNLLWDFFQQFQLP, from the coding sequence ATGAAAAACTTCCTGCGCAGAACAACTGCTGTTTCAGTTATTCTTTTCCTGTTTATCAGTTTGTTTACAGCCTGCAAAAGCAATAGCCCGGCACCGCCTAAAGTGTACCGTTTTAATGAAACCATCACTATAGATGGATTGGTAAGAACATATACGCTGAACCTTCCTCCCAATTATTATGAATCGTCCGGTTTTTCACTGGTGATTGCCATGCATGGTGGCGGAGGTGATGCCAACCAGTTTGAAACCACATCAAAGCTTACAGAAAAAGCAAATGCTTCAAACTTTATTGTAGTTTATCCGGAGGGTGTAAAAAGTACAGGCCCAATTGCAGCGAGAACCTGGAATGCAGGAGGCTGTTGTGAATATGCAAGAGACAATAATATTAATGATGTAAAATTTATTTCCCAGCTGATAGATAAATTAACGGCTTCGTATAAAATAAACGCAAAGAAAGTATATGCCACAGGGCATTCAAATGGCGGTATGTTATCATACAGGCTTGCCTGTGAAGTACCAGACAAAATTGCTGCCATTGCACCAAGTGGCTGTACAATGATGGTAACGCAACCCTGCAATCCTTCAAGGCCTGTTCCGGTTTTGCATATGCATTCTGTGTTAGATACAAAAGTTCCTTACCAGGGAGGAATTGGTTTAACAGGAGTTTATTATCATCCCCTTGATTCTGTAATGAATGTATGGTCGTTAAAAAATAATTGTGTCAACCCTTCGCAGATCATTATTAATAACGGAGATTATAAACTTACTAAATGGTCTTCCTGCAGCGGTAATGTAACCATAGAGTATTACTTAACGCAGGATGGCGGTCATGGCTGGCCCGGTGGATTACCCGGTGGCCCCATCAGCGATACTCCATCACAGGTAATCAGTGCAAATAATTTATTGTGGGATTTTTTCCAGCAGTTTCAATTGCCATAA
- the ygiD gene encoding 4,5-DOPA dioxygenase extradiol, with protein MTGLAAFNRFTDDLTEQDQLMPVLFIGHGSPMNGIEDNEFSRRWSQMAKEIPTPKAVLVVSAHWFTKGTHITAMDFPKTIHDFGGFPQALFDVQYPAPGNPVLAKETASLIHSVEVGLNHDWGLDHGAWTIIRHMYPKADIPVLQLSIDYTKGPQYHYELAKELYSLRKKGILIIGSGNMVHNLRMVAWDKLDEPEYGFDWALQMNDKFKELIGNNQHSQLINYQSLGREALLSIPTPEHYLPLLYTLGLKNSKEAVSFFNDKAVGGSLTMTSVKVG; from the coding sequence ATGACAGGATTAGCCGCATTCAACCGATTTACAGATGACTTAACAGAACAGGATCAACTGATGCCTGTTCTGTTCATTGGTCATGGTTCACCCATGAATGGAATTGAAGACAATGAATTCAGCCGGCGCTGGAGCCAGATGGCGAAAGAAATTCCAACGCCAAAAGCAGTGCTGGTGGTATCAGCACATTGGTTTACAAAGGGCACGCATATCACAGCGATGGATTTTCCAAAAACCATTCATGACTTTGGTGGATTCCCACAAGCGTTGTTTGATGTTCAGTATCCTGCACCCGGCAATCCTGTACTGGCAAAAGAAACAGCCTCACTCATTCATTCTGTCGAAGTTGGATTAAATCATGATTGGGGGTTGGATCATGGTGCATGGACAATCATCCGGCATATGTATCCCAAAGCAGATATACCCGTATTGCAGTTGAGTATTGATTATACAAAAGGCCCGCAGTATCATTATGAACTGGCAAAGGAATTGTACAGTTTACGAAAGAAAGGAATTTTGATTATTGGCAGCGGTAATATGGTGCATAATCTTCGCATGGTTGCATGGGATAAATTAGATGAACCGGAATATGGTTTCGACTGGGCATTACAGATGAATGATAAATTCAAAGAACTGATTGGTAATAATCAGCATAGTCAGTTGATTAATTATCAATCGCTGGGGAGAGAAGCATTACTGTCTATTCCCACTCCTGAACATTACCTGCCTTTATTGTACACCTTAGGGTTGAAGAACAGTAAGGAAGCTGTTTCATTTTTTAATGATAAGGCAGTAGGCGGTTCGCTAACGATGACCTCGGTGAAAGTTGGATAG
- a CDS encoding DoxX family protein: protein MKKILSVTNSPKSVDVAILITRVAVAALMLYHGLPKLETLFSGDPIQFPGLFGMSPAFALGLTVFAEVVCSIFILVGFGTRLAVIPLAITMLVAVLMIHAADPFSNKEPGIHFLLLYVVLFITGSGRYSVDGLIQKKQLSVVYSNR, encoded by the coding sequence ATGAAAAAGATATTGAGTGTAACAAACAGCCCAAAAAGTGTAGATGTGGCGATCCTCATTACAAGAGTGGCTGTAGCAGCATTGATGCTGTATCACGGATTACCTAAACTGGAAACATTATTTTCAGGTGATCCAATTCAGTTTCCGGGTTTATTCGGCATGAGTCCTGCATTTGCATTAGGCCTCACCGTTTTTGCAGAAGTAGTCTGTTCCATTTTTATCCTTGTGGGTTTTGGAACAAGACTGGCAGTAATTCCTTTGGCGATTACAATGCTGGTAGCAGTATTGATGATTCATGCAGCTGATCCGTTTTCCAACAAAGAACCGGGTATTCATTTCTTACTGCTGTATGTAGTATTATTCATTACCGGCAGCGGTAGATATTCTGTTGATGGATTGATTCAGAAAAAACAATTGTCCGTTGTTTACAGTAACCGGTAA